Proteins encoded together in one Citromicrobium bathyomarinum window:
- a CDS encoding oxidoreductase, which produces MLTTDNAIANSGTFALGHRTVHRMGYGAMQLAGPHVFGPPKDREGAIAVLREALALGIDHIDTSDFYGPHHTNRVIRDALAPFPDNLTIVTKLGALRDDEGGWLPAMEPQELIDAVESNCDNLGIERIDIANLRLMFGAGDAGPTPGDVRPMLEPLIALKERGRIGALGISNALPEQVEAARSMTEIVCVQNMYNLANRGDDDLIDHLASEGIAYVPFFPLGGFDPLQSETLENVARDLDATPMQVALAWLLHRSPNILLIPGTSSVDHLRQNVAAANLALPEEAVARLDGIGG; this is translated from the coding sequence ATGCTTACGACAGACAACGCCATCGCCAACTCGGGCACCTTCGCCTTGGGCCACCGCACCGTCCACCGGATGGGCTACGGCGCGATGCAGCTTGCCGGACCGCATGTTTTCGGCCCGCCAAAGGACCGCGAAGGCGCGATCGCTGTGCTGCGCGAAGCACTCGCGCTCGGCATCGACCATATCGATACGAGCGACTTCTACGGCCCGCACCACACCAACCGCGTGATCCGCGATGCGCTTGCGCCTTTTCCCGATAATCTGACGATCGTGACCAAACTGGGTGCGCTCCGCGACGATGAAGGTGGCTGGCTGCCGGCGATGGAGCCGCAGGAACTGATCGATGCGGTCGAAAGCAATTGCGATAACCTCGGGATCGAGCGGATCGATATTGCAAACCTGCGGCTGATGTTCGGCGCGGGCGACGCGGGGCCTACTCCCGGTGATGTGAGGCCGATGCTCGAACCGCTCATCGCGCTGAAGGAACGCGGCCGGATCGGCGCGCTGGGGATCAGCAATGCCCTGCCCGAACAGGTCGAGGCTGCACGTTCGATGACCGAGATCGTGTGCGTGCAGAACATGTACAATCTCGCCAACCGCGGCGACGATGATCTGATCGACCATCTTGCGAGCGAGGGCATTGCCTATGTCCCGTTTTTCCCGCTCGGCGGTTTCGATCCGCTGCAATCGGAAACGCTGGAAAACGTCGCGCGGGATCTGGACGCTACGCCGATGCAGGTCGCGCTCGCTTGGCTGCTGCATCGCTCGCCCAATATCCTGCTGATTCCGGGCACGAGTTCGGTCGACCATCTGCGCCAAAACGTGGCTGCGGCCAATCTCGCTCTGCCGGAAGAGGCTGTCGCGCGGCTCGACGGGATCGGGGGCTGA
- a CDS encoding NAD(P)H-binding protein, giving the protein MILVTGANGPLGRGIVEYLSDRTGPAQIIAASREPGALSPPEGVAVRRADFADPACLPDAFDGMERMEIVSVDKLGEEARRLHRNAITAASDAGVERIFYTSHAGAREGSPFPPADQHARSEADLEASGTPFTALRHGFYAESCLQMIGEDLKGNELRVPEDGPVCWTARGDLARADAALLAGEATFDGATPPLTASRAWTMAEIAELASQFTGREVRHTVVSDAEWKAAKVAAGVPEHYAEMLLGTFRASRRGDFSTVDPTLETLLGRKPTPLREVLAAALAPAPQTNHE; this is encoded by the coding sequence ATGATCCTCGTCACAGGCGCCAATGGTCCCCTTGGCCGCGGTATCGTCGAATATCTTTCGGACCGCACGGGACCGGCGCAGATCATTGCCGCTTCGCGCGAGCCGGGGGCGCTTTCGCCACCTGAGGGGGTCGCCGTGCGGCGCGCGGACTTCGCCGATCCGGCCTGCCTGCCCGACGCTTTCGACGGGATGGAGCGGATGGAGATCGTCTCGGTCGACAAGCTTGGCGAGGAGGCACGCAGATTGCACCGCAATGCGATCACTGCGGCCAGCGACGCAGGCGTCGAACGCATCTTCTACACCTCCCACGCCGGCGCGCGCGAGGGATCGCCCTTTCCGCCCGCCGACCAGCACGCCAGGAGCGAAGCGGACCTCGAGGCAAGCGGCACGCCCTTCACGGCGCTGCGGCATGGATTCTATGCCGAGAGCTGTCTCCAGATGATCGGCGAGGATCTGAAGGGCAATGAATTGCGCGTGCCCGAGGATGGCCCGGTCTGCTGGACGGCACGCGGCGATCTCGCACGGGCGGACGCGGCACTCCTCGCGGGCGAGGCGACCTTCGACGGGGCAACCCCGCCGCTGACGGCATCGCGCGCCTGGACGATGGCCGAGATTGCCGAACTCGCATCGCAGTTCACCGGCCGCGAGGTTCGCCATACCGTCGTTTCGGACGCAGAATGGAAAGCGGCGAAGGTCGCGGCCGGCGTGCCCGAACACTACGCCGAAATGCTGCTGGGCACCTTCCGCGCCTCTCGCCGGGGCGATTTCAGCACGGTGGATCCGACGCTCGAAACCCTGCTCGGCCGCAAACCCACACCGCTGCGCGAAGTACTCGCGGCCGCACTGGCTCCGGCCCCCCAAACCAATCACGAATAA
- a CDS encoding DUF983 domain-containing protein: MKLEINEHAAWVFKAGWKGLCPRCGKGKMFKSWLKVSDRCDVCGLDYRFASPDDGPAFFSLCFVAFPLVFLMVWVQVALEPPIWLLLIIAVPLISLGCLLPLRPIKGWLVASQYVNRSVEAGTEKLWAEMHAREDEQKHGEGRD; this comes from the coding sequence ATGAAACTCGAGATCAACGAACATGCCGCATGGGTGTTCAAGGCCGGCTGGAAGGGGCTTTGCCCGCGGTGCGGCAAGGGCAAGATGTTCAAGTCGTGGCTCAAGGTCAGCGACAGGTGCGACGTGTGCGGGCTCGATTACCGCTTTGCCTCGCCCGACGATGGGCCCGCGTTCTTCTCGCTGTGCTTCGTCGCCTTTCCCCTGGTCTTCCTGATGGTCTGGGTGCAGGTGGCGCTGGAACCCCCGATCTGGCTGCTGCTGATCATCGCGGTGCCGCTGATAAGCCTCGGCTGCCTGCTGCCGCTGCGCCCGATCAAGGGCTGGCTGGTCGCCTCGCAATATGTGAACCGCTCGGTCGAGGCGGGGACGGAGAAGCTGTGGGCGGAGATGCACGCGCGCGAGGACGAGCAGAAGCACGGCGAGGGCCGCGACTGA
- a CDS encoding helix-turn-helix domain-containing protein, translated as MTTDEATDTDTRRAVLDAAAELIASGGTAALTTRAVAAKASIQPPTLYRIFGDKRGLLDAVAQERLARFVAEKEAHPPHPDPVEDLRQGWSRYVAFGLENPDVFAIMNEIGSPLAQSTASLAGMAALRRRVAQIARAGRLRVAEERAVALVHASAVGIVTTFLALPPEERDEQMLSLARDAAIAAIVDERAASQASGPVPHAIALRAHLDDTDGLSTAEKSLLREWLERLIEQ; from the coding sequence ATGACGACGGACGAAGCCACCGACACCGATACAAGGAGGGCAGTGCTCGACGCCGCTGCCGAGCTGATTGCGAGCGGCGGAACTGCTGCGCTGACGACGCGCGCGGTCGCCGCCAAAGCTTCGATCCAGCCGCCTACGCTCTACCGCATCTTCGGCGACAAGCGCGGGCTGCTCGACGCGGTGGCGCAAGAACGGCTGGCGCGGTTCGTGGCGGAAAAGGAAGCGCATCCGCCGCATCCCGATCCGGTCGAGGACCTGCGGCAGGGGTGGAGCCGCTACGTCGCCTTCGGGCTCGAGAATCCGGACGTGTTCGCGATCATGAACGAGATCGGTTCGCCCTTGGCGCAGTCCACTGCGTCGCTCGCCGGGATGGCGGCCCTGCGCCGCCGCGTGGCGCAGATCGCGCGGGCGGGTCGGCTTCGTGTCGCGGAAGAGCGGGCCGTCGCACTCGTCCATGCGTCCGCGGTCGGCATCGTGACCACGTTTCTGGCCTTGCCGCCCGAGGAACGGGACGAGCAGATGCTCTCCTTGGCCCGTGACGCGGCGATTGCTGCGATCGTGGACGAGAGGGCAGCTTCGCAAGCCTCCGGGCCGGTGCCCCACGCGATCGCCCTGCGTGCGCACCTCGATGACACGGACGGGCTTTCGACGGCGGAAAAATCGCTGCTGCGCGAATGGCTGGAGCGGCTAATAGAGCAGTAA
- a CDS encoding DNA translocase FtsK 4TM domain-containing protein — protein sequence MASKALVTTEQVDWRDALRHSVKRALQMTGAVILLGAMLFLALSLISYTQTDPSPSTAAAPDGPIGNWMGTAGAWAAERALFLFGWVSVLALPLLYIGARGLWRAANDDETVERHTRWWRPAAALLLAMTLLSTVAALTFADAAIALPAGAGGLTGLLGATLTEGIATRLVGPAAGWLILAVALVLLAVGTTLVARVFAIDWRGLLTLPSLPRRMQRERAEPAPARPKPERRTAKRAPVDEPVMEEPAAEPAAARRAPRIVDPKVAPRKADGHAITRQKDMFAAFDLPSLELLSDRGEANVVPLDRQALERNARLLESVLDDFNVKGEVTAVRTGPVVTMYELEPAPGTKAARVIGLSEDIARNMSAVSARVSTVPGKTVMGIELPNAERQMVGFKELAACADFVDAPGDLPIILGKDIAGEPVIADLAAMPHLLVAGTTGSGKSVGLNTIILSLLYRFTPAECRLIMVDPKVLELKSYEDIPHLLSPVVTEPEKTIRALKWTIEEMEQRYRKMSEVGARNLTGFNERVRTAKAKGEPLGRRIQTGYDPETGEEIVEEKELDYEELPLIVVIVDELADLMAVVGKDIEILIRRLTQKSRAAGIHLIMATQRPSVDVITGVIKANLPTRISFKVTSRIDSRTILGEQGAETLLGKGDMLFKPNIGNLTRVHGPFVSDEEVEAVAEHWRQQGSPAYVDAVTEEPMDGGGGFAFEDELTASDNPEERKYRQACQVVFENQKASGSWLQRQMGVGYNTAAKWIERMESEGLVGPANHVGRRDVYRDKDGNPL from the coding sequence ATGGCCAGCAAGGCACTCGTTACGACCGAACAGGTCGACTGGCGCGACGCGCTGCGCCACTCGGTCAAGCGCGCGCTGCAGATGACCGGCGCGGTGATCCTGCTGGGCGCGATGCTGTTCCTCGCGCTGTCGCTGATCAGCTACACCCAGACCGACCCCAGCCCCTCCACCGCCGCTGCGCCCGATGGGCCGATCGGCAACTGGATGGGCACTGCCGGAGCATGGGCGGCGGAGCGCGCGCTGTTCCTGTTCGGCTGGGTCAGCGTGCTCGCCCTGCCGCTGCTCTATATCGGCGCGCGCGGGCTGTGGCGTGCGGCGAACGACGACGAGACGGTGGAGCGGCACACGCGCTGGTGGCGCCCGGCGGCGGCGCTGCTGCTGGCGATGACGCTGCTCTCGACCGTGGCCGCGCTGACCTTCGCCGATGCGGCGATCGCGCTGCCTGCGGGTGCCGGCGGACTGACCGGGCTGCTCGGCGCGACCCTGACCGAGGGGATCGCGACGCGGCTGGTCGGCCCGGCGGCGGGCTGGCTGATCCTGGCGGTGGCGCTGGTGTTGCTGGCGGTCGGGACCACGCTGGTCGCGCGGGTCTTCGCGATCGACTGGCGCGGGTTGCTGACCCTGCCCAGCCTGCCGCGCCGGATGCAGCGCGAACGGGCCGAGCCTGCTCCTGCCAGGCCCAAGCCGGAGCGGCGCACGGCCAAGCGCGCCCCGGTCGACGAACCCGTGATGGAGGAGCCTGCTGCCGAGCCTGCCGCAGCCCGCCGCGCGCCCAGGATCGTCGACCCCAAGGTCGCCCCGCGCAAGGCCGATGGGCACGCAATCACGCGGCAGAAGGACATGTTCGCCGCGTTCGATCTGCCCAGCCTCGAACTGCTGTCCGACCGCGGTGAGGCCAACGTGGTCCCGCTCGACCGGCAGGCGCTGGAGCGCAATGCGCGGCTGCTCGAATCGGTGCTCGACGATTTCAACGTGAAGGGCGAGGTCACCGCCGTGCGCACCGGCCCGGTGGTCACCATGTACGAGCTGGAGCCTGCTCCCGGCACCAAGGCCGCCCGCGTGATCGGCCTGTCGGAAGATATCGCCCGCAACATGAGCGCGGTGTCCGCGCGCGTCAGCACGGTGCCCGGCAAGACCGTGATGGGCATCGAACTGCCCAATGCCGAACGCCAGATGGTCGGCTTCAAGGAGCTGGCCGCCTGCGCCGACTTCGTCGATGCACCGGGCGACCTGCCGATCATCCTGGGCAAGGACATCGCGGGCGAACCCGTGATCGCAGACCTTGCCGCGATGCCGCACCTGCTGGTCGCGGGGACCACGGGCAGCGGTAAGTCGGTCGGTCTCAACACGATCATCCTCTCGCTGCTCTACCGCTTCACACCTGCCGAGTGTCGCCTGATCATGGTCGACCCGAAGGTGCTGGAGCTGAAAAGCTACGAGGATATCCCGCACCTCCTCTCGCCCGTCGTGACCGAGCCGGAAAAGACCATCCGCGCGCTCAAATGGACGATCGAGGAGATGGAGCAGCGCTATCGCAAGATGAGCGAGGTCGGCGCGCGCAACCTCACGGGCTTCAACGAACGCGTCCGCACCGCCAAGGCGAAGGGCGAGCCGCTCGGCCGCCGCATCCAGACCGGCTACGACCCCGAAACGGGCGAGGAGATCGTCGAGGAGAAGGAGCTCGATTACGAAGAGCTGCCGCTGATCGTGGTGATCGTCGACGAGCTGGCCGACCTGATGGCGGTGGTGGGCAAGGACATCGAGATCCTCATCCGCCGCCTGACGCAGAAGAGCCGCGCGGCGGGCATCCACCTGATCATGGCGACACAGCGCCCCTCGGTCGATGTCATCACCGGCGTCATCAAGGCCAACTTGCCCACCCGGATCAGCTTCAAGGTCACCAGCCGGATCGACAGCCGCACGATCCTGGGCGAACAGGGCGCGGAAACGCTGCTGGGCAAGGGCGACATGCTGTTCAAGCCCAATATCGGCAACCTGACCCGCGTCCACGGCCCCTTCGTGAGCGACGAGGAAGTGGAGGCCGTGGCCGAGCACTGGCGCCAGCAAGGCTCGCCCGCCTATGTCGACGCGGTCACCGAGGAACCGATGGACGGCGGCGGCGGCTTCGCCTTCGAGGACGAACTGACCGCGAGCGACAACCCCGAAGAGCGCAAGTACCGGCAGGCGTGCCAGGTCGTGTTCGAGAACCAGAAGGCGAGCGGCAGCTGGCTCCAGCGCCAGATGGGCGTGGGCTACAACACCGCCGCCAAGTGGATCGAGCGGATGGAGAGCGAAGGCCTGGTCGGCCCCGCCAACCACGTCGGCCGCCGCGACGTCTACCGCGACAAGGATGGCAACCCGCTCTGA